The following are encoded in a window of Roseivirga sp. BDSF3-8 genomic DNA:
- a CDS encoding winged helix-turn-helix domain-containing protein: MKEIRYRCWIEIGGEKIFGPGPLRLLELIEKNGSLSKAAKEMNMSYKKAWGLINKLNMSHEEPVITSQKGGTRGGGAAVTERGRELIRQYRTLSEKLEDCLSGHKEILELF, from the coding sequence ATGAAAGAAATAAGGTATAGGTGCTGGATAGAGATAGGTGGGGAGAAGATATTTGGGCCCGGGCCGCTCAGGCTGCTTGAACTCATAGAGAAAAACGGCTCGCTCTCTAAAGCAGCTAAGGAGATGAATATGTCCTATAAAAAGGCTTGGGGCTTAATTAACAAGCTGAATATGAGCCATGAAGAGCCTGTGATTACTTCTCAAAAAGGGGGCACAAGGGGTGGTGGCGCAGCGGTGACAGAGCGGGGAAGGGAGCTGATAAGGCAGTATCGTACATTATCGGAAAAGCTGGAAGACTGCCTCAGCGGACACAAAGAAATATTAGAATTATTTTAA
- a CDS encoding cysteine desulfurase family protein: MSLTGKIYLDHNATTPVDQRVVEAMLPYFCEVYGNPSSISHAYGWDAEEAVSMAREQVAGLIGAKPGEVYFTSGATESINLALQGICLRKKPSHLITCRTEHRAVLDTCQALEEHGAKVTYLDVDRSGRIDLQQIWEAIRPETVMVCLMHANNETGVIHPLREVADLIKNKGILLMTDATQSVGKIPFKVGDLGVDLAAFSAHKLYGPKGVGGLFVSQALRPEIRPLQFGGGQEKGLRPGTLNVPGIVGLGKACEICGEEMAREGERLKKLVDLLEDELSQTVKVSINGQDCRRLPHMTNLSFENIDGSRLIRSLKRLGVSQGSACTSATIHASHVLKAMGHTDELALSSLRIGLGRQTTEEEVKVACTDIKESIQKLTLTAI; the protein is encoded by the coding sequence ATGTCGCTTACCGGAAAAATATACCTGGACCATAATGCTACCACACCGGTAGACCAGCGGGTAGTGGAGGCTATGTTGCCCTATTTCTGCGAAGTGTATGGAAACCCATCCAGCATTAGCCATGCCTATGGATGGGATGCTGAAGAGGCAGTAAGCATGGCCAGGGAACAGGTGGCAGGCCTCATAGGCGCCAAGCCTGGAGAGGTATACTTTACTTCGGGGGCTACGGAATCGATTAACCTGGCCCTGCAGGGCATCTGCCTGCGTAAAAAACCGAGCCACCTCATTACCTGCCGTACGGAACACCGGGCGGTACTGGATACGTGCCAAGCTTTGGAAGAACATGGAGCCAAGGTTACTTACCTGGATGTGGACAGATCCGGCCGGATAGACCTGCAGCAGATATGGGAGGCTATAAGACCGGAAACGGTCATGGTGTGCCTCATGCATGCGAATAATGAAACGGGAGTGATCCACCCCCTGAGGGAGGTAGCGGATCTTATAAAAAACAAGGGGATATTACTGATGACGGATGCGACCCAGAGTGTAGGCAAAATACCTTTTAAGGTGGGAGACCTGGGGGTGGACTTAGCGGCCTTTTCTGCCCATAAGCTGTATGGCCCCAAGGGTGTGGGTGGCCTGTTTGTCTCTCAGGCACTTCGCCCGGAAATACGCCCCCTGCAGTTTGGCGGAGGACAGGAAAAGGGCTTGAGGCCGGGTACGCTGAATGTGCCTGGTATAGTAGGACTGGGAAAAGCCTGCGAGATTTGCGGTGAGGAAATGGCCCGGGAAGGTGAGCGGTTGAAGAAGCTGGTAGACTTGCTGGAGGATGAACTGAGCCAGACCGTGAAGGTGAGCATCAATGGCCAGGACTGTCGGCGTCTGCCTCACATGACTAACCTGTCATTTGAGAACATCGATGGCAGCCGCCTGATCCGCTCACTGAAGAGACTGGGGGTGTCTCAGGGATCTGCCTGCACGTCTGCCACCATCCACGCTTCTCATGTGCTGAAGGCGATGGGGCATACGGATGAGCTGGCGTTATCGTCCCTGCGCATCGGGCTTGGAAGGCAGACGACAGAGGAGGAGGTAAAGGTGGCTTGTACGGACATTAAAGAATCTATCCAAAAACTAACCCTGACGGCCATATGA
- a CDS encoding nuclear transport factor 2 family protein, translating into MTPKDIANNFYTAFSQGDAGQMVNCYHEDVVFSDPAFGTLHGHRAQAMWQMLLSNKASALTVTYNLSEHTDHTAQVHWQANYLFGPSKRKVVNHVQASLVMKDGKIIRHADTFDFWKWSRQALGMPGLLLGWSPVIKSSVRKRTNALLDRYMASNP; encoded by the coding sequence ATGACTCCAAAAGATATCGCCAATAATTTTTATACCGCCTTTTCGCAGGGAGACGCCGGCCAAATGGTCAATTGCTACCACGAAGATGTCGTGTTTTCAGACCCTGCATTCGGTACCCTGCATGGCCACCGGGCGCAGGCCATGTGGCAAATGCTACTGAGTAATAAAGCGTCTGCCCTGACAGTGACGTATAATCTAAGCGAGCATACAGATCATACCGCACAGGTACACTGGCAGGCAAACTACCTCTTCGGGCCCTCCAAAAGAAAGGTCGTAAACCATGTGCAGGCCAGTCTGGTCATGAAGGATGGTAAGATTATAAGGCACGCCGATACCTTTGACTTCTGGAAGTGGAGCCGCCAGGCCCTGGGTATGCCCGGCTTGCTGCTGGGCTGGTCGCCGGTTATTAAGAGTAGCGTGAGGAAAAGGACCAATGCCCTGCTGGACCGTTACATGGCGAGTAACCCCTAA
- a CDS encoding molybdopterin cofactor-binding domain-containing protein, translating into MPIIKTHYNRRSFLKVSAAAGAGLMLQFSWFSPLAKTLAGKEVPDEIFDINGYIRIATNGIVTIFSPNPEIGQNVKTSMPMLVAEELDTDWKSVTVEQAPLDTSLYTRQIAGGSRSINQSWESLRMAGATARHMLREAAAKAWSVPASEITTEKGELHHKKSGRKANYGKMASAASKMKVPEEVNLKEVKDFTIIRTPRKNVDGKEIVTGKPLFGLDYKQPGMMIAMIVHPPAFGMTLKSMDKQKALAMPGITDVFTINTYEDSYSQGPFDITAFPELIVVVGETTWQVMKAKKAIEATWEEFDTYTRTYKTFRGENETTTVPAGLEDSQDHFTQMMEKGAVSAKEVRKDGNPEQAFETAAKVVERTFTAPFLAHNTMEPMNFFANVTAGKVELVGPIQTPEFMEKTVAERLGMTLEQVDIQMTRMGGGFGRRLYGHFLVEAAVISQKLGKPVKLVYTREDDMTFGTYRPAYHAYYRAALDENNNLIGFHVRTGGIPESPLFANRFPAGSVDNYLAEEWQISSNITTGAFRAPRSNFMAGVEQAFLDEVAEAAGKDPIAFRLELLERAQNNPVGKNNDYDAERYAGVLKLVRDKAAWGQPKPDVHRGAAAYFCHMSYVANVVDVKMEGDKPVVDKVYCAVDCGIVVNPLAATNLVEGGTVDGMGHAMFSALTLKNGRPEQKNFNTYQLIRNIDAPNEIEVHFVENDIHPTGLGEPPFPPVVGAIANALYKATGKRYYNQPYMNEALPVS; encoded by the coding sequence ATGCCCATTATAAAAACACACTATAACCGAAGGTCCTTCCTCAAAGTATCTGCCGCTGCAGGAGCCGGACTCATGTTGCAGTTCAGTTGGTTTTCACCCCTTGCAAAAACCCTGGCAGGAAAGGAAGTGCCGGACGAGATATTCGACATAAACGGGTACATCCGCATTGCCACCAACGGCATAGTGACCATCTTTTCCCCAAATCCGGAAATCGGCCAGAACGTAAAGACCTCCATGCCCATGCTGGTAGCCGAGGAGCTGGATACAGACTGGAAAAGCGTGACCGTAGAGCAGGCACCTCTGGATACCAGCCTTTACACCCGGCAGATAGCCGGAGGTAGCCGCTCCATTAACCAAAGCTGGGAGAGCCTTCGTATGGCCGGTGCCACTGCCCGCCACATGCTGCGCGAAGCCGCAGCCAAAGCCTGGAGTGTACCTGCCTCCGAGATCACCACCGAAAAGGGAGAATTACATCACAAGAAGTCGGGCAGGAAGGCCAACTACGGCAAAATGGCCTCTGCAGCCTCCAAAATGAAGGTACCCGAAGAGGTGAACCTCAAGGAGGTAAAGGACTTTACCATCATCCGTACCCCGCGTAAGAACGTGGACGGCAAAGAGATCGTAACCGGTAAGCCCCTTTTTGGCCTCGACTACAAGCAACCCGGCATGATGATCGCCATGATTGTACACCCGCCCGCATTTGGCATGACCCTCAAAAGCATGGACAAGCAAAAGGCCTTAGCCATGCCCGGTATTACCGACGTATTTACTATCAATACATACGAAGACAGCTACTCACAGGGGCCTTTCGATATCACCGCCTTTCCTGAGCTTATCGTAGTCGTGGGGGAAACCACCTGGCAGGTTATGAAGGCCAAAAAAGCTATCGAAGCCACGTGGGAGGAGTTCGATACCTATACCCGCACCTACAAGACCTTCAGAGGCGAGAACGAAACCACCACCGTACCCGCCGGGTTAGAAGACTCCCAGGACCATTTCACCCAAATGATGGAAAAAGGGGCTGTTTCTGCCAAAGAAGTGCGGAAAGACGGAAACCCTGAGCAGGCTTTTGAGACAGCAGCCAAGGTAGTGGAGCGCACCTTTACCGCCCCCTTCCTCGCCCATAACACCATGGAGCCTATGAACTTCTTTGCCAACGTTACAGCCGGCAAAGTAGAGTTGGTAGGGCCTATCCAGACCCCCGAGTTTATGGAGAAAACCGTTGCAGAAAGGTTGGGCATGACCCTTGAGCAGGTAGATATCCAGATGACCCGTATGGGCGGAGGCTTTGGCCGCAGGCTATACGGCCACTTCCTCGTAGAAGCTGCCGTCATCTCCCAAAAGCTCGGTAAACCTGTTAAACTGGTCTATACCCGCGAAGACGACATGACCTTTGGCACCTACCGGCCGGCCTATCATGCGTATTACCGGGCTGCACTGGATGAAAATAACAACCTGATCGGCTTTCATGTGCGCACCGGCGGCATACCCGAGAGTCCCCTCTTCGCGAATCGTTTCCCGGCCGGTTCTGTGGACAACTACCTCGCAGAAGAGTGGCAAATTAGCTCCAACATCACCACAGGAGCTTTCCGGGCACCCCGGTCTAACTTTATGGCTGGCGTGGAACAGGCTTTTCTGGATGAAGTAGCCGAAGCGGCCGGTAAAGACCCTATCGCTTTCAGACTGGAACTGCTGGAACGTGCTCAAAATAACCCTGTAGGAAAAAATAATGACTACGATGCCGAACGCTACGCCGGGGTGTTGAAACTAGTAAGGGATAAGGCCGCCTGGGGCCAGCCCAAACCAGACGTACACCGCGGGGCCGCTGCTTACTTCTGTCACATGAGCTATGTGGCTAATGTGGTAGATGTGAAAATGGAAGGAGATAAGCCCGTGGTAGATAAGGTCTATTGCGCAGTAGACTGCGGTATAGTCGTCAATCCACTGGCTGCCACCAATCTGGTGGAGGGGGGTACGGTAGATGGGATGGGGCACGCTATGTTCAGCGCACTGACCTTGAAAAACGGTCGTCCGGAACAGAAAAACTTCAACACCTACCAGCTCATCAGAAATATTGATGCCCCAAATGAAATCGAAGTCCATTTTGTGGAAAATGATATACATCCCACCGGGCTTGGTGAGCCTCCCTTTCCGCCGGTGGTAGGAGCTATCGCCAATGCCCTCTATAAAGCCACCGGCAAACGGTATTACAACCAGCCCTATATGAATGAAGCCCTACCGGTTTCTTAA
- a CDS encoding (2Fe-2S)-binding protein, translated as MATFNLKVNGKQRQVDVDPDTPVLWVLRDHLDLVGTKYGCGIAVCGACTIHVNGNAVRSCSLPIGAVADDMEIITIEGLSENGDHPVQKAWLEHDVPQCGYCQAGQIMSAASLLAQNANPTDEEIRKSMNGNICRCGTYVRINRAIRSASKEM; from the coding sequence ATGGCAACGTTTAATCTGAAAGTAAATGGGAAGCAACGGCAGGTGGATGTAGACCCCGACACACCTGTCCTGTGGGTGCTTCGGGATCACCTTGATCTGGTGGGCACCAAATATGGCTGCGGGATTGCCGTCTGTGGGGCCTGCACCATTCACGTGAATGGCAATGCCGTAAGGTCCTGTTCCCTGCCTATAGGCGCTGTGGCTGATGATATGGAAATAATCACCATAGAAGGCCTTTCCGAAAATGGTGACCACCCCGTACAGAAAGCCTGGCTGGAACATGATGTGCCCCAGTGTGGCTACTGCCAGGCCGGACAGATTATGAGTGCCGCTTCACTACTGGCTCAGAATGCCAACCCGACCGATGAGGAAATCCGCAAATCTATGAATGGCAACATCTGCCGCTGCGGCACATATGTCCGTATTAACCGAGCCATTCGTTCCGCCTCAAAAGAGATGTAA
- a CDS encoding zinc ribbon domain-containing protein YjdM encodes MSEEMKPCPLCKSPYGYAMGNELYGCPECGHEWNPAEQQAEEEQEESLVVKDANGNVLEDGDSVIVIKDLPVKGASGPVKAGTKVKKIRLTDGDHNIDCKIDGFGAMGLKSEFVRKA; translated from the coding sequence ATGTCTGAAGAAATGAAGCCCTGCCCGCTATGTAAGTCGCCCTATGGTTATGCTATGGGAAATGAACTATATGGGTGCCCGGAATGTGGCCATGAATGGAACCCTGCGGAGCAGCAAGCGGAAGAGGAACAGGAAGAGTCACTGGTAGTGAAAGATGCCAACGGCAATGTACTGGAAGATGGCGACTCGGTGATCGTGATCAAGGACCTGCCGGTGAAGGGTGCCTCAGGCCCTGTGAAAGCGGGCACTAAGGTAAAAAAGATCCGGCTGACGGATGGTGACCACAATATAGATTGTAAAATAGACGGTTTTGGGGCTATGGGCCTCAAATCAGAGTTTGTAAGAAAAGCCTGA